In a genomic window of Nocardiopsis mwathae:
- a CDS encoding GlsB/YeaQ/YmgE family stress response membrane protein, producing the protein MEITGIISALVVGLIIGALGRLVVPGKQAIPIWLTLILGIIAAFIGGAIAALFTTFWVFVLIVQVLVAAAAVVVAEKLYVRGT; encoded by the coding sequence GTGGAGATCACCGGCATCATCAGCGCCCTGGTCGTCGGTCTGATCATCGGCGCGCTCGGCCGCCTCGTCGTTCCCGGCAAGCAGGCGATCCCGATCTGGCTCACGCTGATCCTGGGCATCATCGCCGCGTTCATCGGCGGAGCCATCGCCGCACTGTTCACCACGTTCTGGGTGTTCGTGCTGATCGTCCAAGTCCTGGTGGCGGCCGCCGCGGTGGTCGTCGCCGAAAAGCTGTACGTGCGGGGCACCTGA
- a CDS encoding deoxyribonuclease IV, whose product MTDLPVSPVGAHVPVSGGLAKRGLAYTADIGAETIQVFVTNPRGWATVPGDPAEDARLRERDDLPVFIHAPYLINLGAPDEAVAQKSVASLEHALRRGAEIGALGVVVHTGSAVRGGRDEGLDRMRSRLLPLLDRLGDGVPPVLLEPMAGQGQVLCATVDDLAGYLDALDRHPRAAVCLDTAHAFAAGHDIATRAGMRAMLDRFGEVVGADRLRLIHANDSKEPCGSRKDRHENIGAGHIGADPFGELFRHPVSAGVPITLETPGPEGPHAADVRTLKELRGDGPRPS is encoded by the coding sequence ATGACTGATCTGCCTGTTTCGCCCGTCGGGGCGCACGTACCCGTATCCGGAGGCCTGGCCAAGCGCGGCCTCGCCTACACCGCCGACATCGGCGCCGAGACCATCCAGGTGTTCGTCACCAACCCGCGCGGCTGGGCGACGGTGCCCGGCGACCCCGCGGAGGACGCGCGGCTGCGCGAACGCGACGACCTGCCCGTCTTCATCCACGCCCCCTACCTGATCAACCTGGGGGCTCCGGACGAGGCGGTGGCGCAGAAGTCGGTCGCGTCCCTGGAGCACGCGCTGCGGCGCGGCGCGGAGATCGGGGCGCTCGGCGTGGTCGTGCACACCGGGTCCGCGGTCCGCGGCGGGCGCGACGAAGGGCTGGACCGCATGCGGTCGCGGCTGCTGCCGCTGCTGGACCGGCTCGGCGACGGTGTCCCGCCGGTGCTGCTGGAACCTATGGCCGGGCAGGGCCAGGTGTTGTGCGCGACGGTGGACGACCTGGCCGGGTACCTCGACGCACTGGACCGGCACCCGCGGGCCGCGGTGTGCCTGGACACCGCGCACGCGTTCGCGGCCGGGCACGACATCGCCACGCGCGCCGGCATGCGGGCGATGCTGGACCGCTTCGGCGAGGTCGTCGGCGCCGACCGGCTGCGGCTGATCCACGCCAACGACTCCAAGGAGCCGTGCGGGAGCAGGAAGGACCGGCACGAGAACATCGGCGCGGGCCACATCGGCGCCGACCCCTTCGGTGAGCTGTTCCGCCACCCGGTGAGCGCGGGCGTTCCCATCACCCTGGAGACTCCGGGTCCGGAGGGACCGCACGCGGCCGACGTGCGGACACTTAAGGAGCTGCGCGGGGACGGGCCCCGGCCGTCCTGA
- a CDS encoding LURP-one-related/scramblase family protein — protein MKFLVRERIFDIGDDFWVEDENGERAFHVDGKVLRVRRTFELKTPEGEVLLVIRKKLLSLRDTMRIERDGRTVATVRRRMFTLVKDRLAVELEEGGGWEISGSLFDKEYAIGDGDGPVAHISRAWFRIRDTYAVDVDTARSDAGGDAALVIAVAVAVDALTGRDSR, from the coding sequence ATGAAGTTCCTGGTGCGTGAGCGGATCTTCGACATCGGCGACGACTTCTGGGTGGAGGACGAGAACGGGGAGCGGGCCTTCCACGTCGACGGCAAGGTGCTGAGGGTGCGCCGGACCTTCGAGCTGAAGACCCCTGAGGGCGAGGTCCTGCTCGTCATCCGCAAGAAGCTGCTCAGCCTGCGCGACACCATGCGCATCGAGCGGGACGGCCGAACCGTCGCCACCGTACGCAGGCGCATGTTCACCCTGGTCAAGGACAGGCTGGCGGTCGAACTGGAGGAGGGCGGCGGCTGGGAGATCAGCGGCAGCCTCTTCGACAAGGAGTACGCGATCGGCGACGGCGACGGGCCGGTCGCGCACATCTCCCGTGCATGGTTCCGGATCCGCGACACCTACGCGGTCGACGTCGACACCGCCCGGAGCGACGCCGGGGGCGATGCCGCGCTGGTCATCGCCGTCGCCGTGGCCGTGGACGCCCTGACCGGCCGGGACTCCCGGTAG
- a CDS encoding Nif3-like dinuclear metal center hexameric protein, giving the protein MTLHDVTRAFEEVYPPSWAASWDAVGLVCGDPAQPVRRILFAVDPVSVVVDEAAEWGADLIITHHPLLLRGVTSVAATTPKGRLVHRLISSGIALYTAHTNADSAAPGVSDALAAAVGLDGDLLPLDPDPADPEGRRGIGRVGALPRPMALREFAAQAAAGLPATASGIRVSGDPGRTVRTVAVSGGAGDSLLGAARAAGVDVFLTSDLRHHPASEFAEHDDIALVDTAHFASEWPWLADGAARLRSALGGEGANVETRVSTTVTDAWSQTF; this is encoded by the coding sequence GTGACCCTGCACGACGTGACCCGCGCCTTCGAAGAGGTCTACCCGCCCTCCTGGGCGGCGTCCTGGGACGCCGTCGGGCTGGTGTGCGGCGACCCCGCGCAGCCCGTCCGCCGTATCCTGTTCGCGGTCGACCCCGTCTCCGTCGTCGTCGACGAGGCCGCGGAGTGGGGCGCCGACCTGATCATCACGCACCACCCCCTGCTGCTGCGGGGGGTGACCAGCGTCGCGGCGACCACCCCCAAGGGGCGCCTGGTCCACCGGCTGATCTCGTCGGGCATCGCCCTGTACACGGCCCACACCAACGCCGACTCCGCCGCGCCGGGCGTCTCGGACGCCCTGGCCGCCGCCGTGGGGCTCGACGGCGACCTGCTCCCGCTCGACCCCGACCCCGCCGATCCGGAGGGGCGCCGCGGAATCGGGCGCGTCGGCGCCCTGCCCCGGCCGATGGCGCTGCGCGAGTTCGCCGCGCAGGCCGCCGCGGGACTCCCCGCGACCGCCTCGGGCATCCGCGTCTCCGGCGACCCCGGCCGCACCGTGCGCACGGTGGCGGTGTCCGGCGGGGCGGGGGACTCCCTCCTCGGGGCGGCCCGCGCCGCCGGGGTCGACGTCTTCCTCACCTCCGACCTGCGCCACCACCCGGCGTCGGAGTTCGCCGAGCACGACGACATCGCCCTCGTCGACACCGCCCACTTCGCCAGCGAATGGCCGTGGCTGGCCGACGGCGCCGCCCGACTCCGCAGCGCCCTGGGCGGGGAAGGGGCTAACGTGGAGACCCGCGTATCGACGACCGTCACCGACGCCTGGTCACAGACGTTCTGA
- a CDS encoding CT398-like coiled coil hairpin domain-containing protein — MKAEPADQKRLLDLQEVDSRIRLLTHRLRTLPETVEVQRLEGRVSELRDAKAAAATRLGDLDREQRKAESDVDQVRARAERDNQRLNAGQVSSPKELERLQSEIASLHRRQTELEEVVLEVMERREAADAEHARLQKEIEAAEAELEAVEERRSAAVVDIEADLASAKDRRGRVSAEVPEDLLALYTKLRAQYDGIGAAMLRYGRCEGCKLALSTAELGQIRQASADEVLRCEDCRRILVRTTESGL; from the coding sequence GTGAAAGCAGAACCCGCCGACCAGAAGCGACTGCTGGACCTGCAGGAGGTCGACAGCCGCATCCGGCTGTTGACGCACCGCCTCCGCACCCTCCCGGAGACCGTCGAGGTCCAGCGGCTGGAGGGCCGGGTCAGCGAGCTCCGCGACGCGAAGGCCGCGGCCGCCACCAGGCTGGGCGACCTCGACCGCGAGCAGCGCAAGGCCGAGTCCGACGTCGACCAGGTGCGCGCCCGCGCGGAGCGCGACAACCAGCGGCTCAACGCCGGCCAGGTCTCCTCCCCCAAGGAGCTGGAGCGGCTGCAGTCGGAGATCGCCTCGCTCCACCGCCGCCAGACCGAGCTCGAAGAGGTCGTGCTGGAGGTCATGGAGCGCCGTGAGGCGGCCGACGCCGAGCACGCGCGGTTGCAGAAGGAGATCGAGGCGGCCGAGGCCGAGCTCGAAGCCGTGGAGGAGCGCCGCTCCGCCGCCGTCGTGGACATCGAGGCGGACCTCGCCTCGGCCAAGGACCGCCGCGGCCGCGTCTCCGCCGAGGTGCCCGAGGACCTGCTGGCCCTCTACACCAAGCTGCGCGCCCAGTACGACGGCATCGGCGCCGCGATGCTGCGCTACGGCCGCTGCGAGGGCTGCAAGCTGGCCCTCAGCACCGCCGAGCTGGGCCAGATCCGCCAGGCGTCCGCCGACGAGGTGCTGCGCTGCGAGGACTGCCGCCGCATCCTGGTCCGCACGACCGAGTCCGGCCTGTGA
- a CDS encoding bifunctional RNase H/acid phosphatase codes for MTRRLVVEADGGSRGNPGPAGFGALVRDAADGELLAEVAEAIGVATNNAAEYRGLIAGLRAAAEIDPGAAVEVRLDSKLIVEQMSGRWKIKHPDLRPLAEQAHAAAADLAGVTYTWVPRAENAHADRLANEAMDGASVHWGTGPADAGGDLSGEPAAAESAAASRVGRTGWAAPDGTPTRLLLLRHGQTPLSVERRFAGLGDVELTEAGHEQARAAARRLAGRGGIDVILSSPLRRARDTADHVARELSLPVEEWPAFAETDFGAWEGLTFAEVGERWPEEIARWLADPSVPPQGGESFASVAARVGAARDKVLAEFTGSTVLVVSHVTPIKVCLQQALLAPPEALYRMHLDVACLSEIDCYGDGPMVVRSLNDTAHLSALC; via the coding sequence GTGACCCGCCGCCTGGTGGTCGAAGCCGACGGCGGTTCCCGGGGCAACCCGGGGCCGGCGGGGTTCGGCGCGCTGGTCCGCGACGCCGCCGACGGGGAGCTGCTGGCCGAGGTCGCCGAGGCCATCGGGGTGGCGACCAACAACGCCGCCGAGTACCGGGGGCTGATCGCCGGGTTGCGCGCGGCCGCGGAGATCGACCCGGGCGCGGCCGTGGAGGTACGGCTCGACTCCAAGCTCATCGTGGAGCAGATGTCGGGGCGCTGGAAGATCAAGCACCCCGACCTGCGCCCGCTCGCCGAGCAGGCGCACGCGGCCGCCGCGGACCTGGCCGGGGTGACCTACACCTGGGTCCCGCGCGCCGAGAACGCGCACGCCGACCGGTTGGCCAACGAGGCCATGGACGGCGCGTCGGTGCACTGGGGGACGGGCCCTGCGGACGCGGGCGGGGACCTTTCCGGAGAGCCCGCCGCCGCGGAGTCCGCGGCGGCGTCGCGGGTTGGGCGCACGGGCTGGGCCGCGCCGGACGGCACGCCGACCCGGCTGCTCCTGCTGCGCCACGGCCAGACCCCGCTTTCGGTCGAGCGGCGCTTCGCGGGCCTGGGGGACGTGGAGCTCACCGAGGCAGGCCATGAGCAGGCCCGCGCGGCGGCCCGGCGGCTCGCCGGGCGCGGTGGAATCGACGTCATCCTGTCCTCTCCGCTGCGCCGGGCCCGCGACACCGCCGACCACGTCGCGCGGGAGCTGTCGCTGCCGGTGGAGGAGTGGCCCGCGTTCGCGGAGACCGACTTCGGCGCCTGGGAGGGGCTGACCTTCGCCGAGGTCGGCGAGCGCTGGCCCGAGGAGATCGCCCGGTGGCTGGCCGACCCCTCGGTCCCGCCGCAGGGCGGGGAGAGTTTCGCCTCGGTCGCCGCGCGCGTGGGTGCGGCCCGCGACAAGGTCCTGGCCGAGTTCACGGGCAGCACGGTGCTCGTCGTCAGCCACGTGACGCCGATCAAGGTGTGCCTGCAGCAGGCGCTGCTCGCACCGCCCGAGGCGCTGTACCGGATGCACCTGGACGTCGCGTGCCTGTCGGAGATCGACTGCTACGGCGACGGCCCGATGGTGGTGCGGTCGCTCAACGACACCGCGCACCTGTCCGCACTGTGCTGA
- a CDS encoding SulP family inorganic anion transporter encodes MRHDAQGPVLDPQETTARPLSRLRSIPLPSSPMSDVAASLVVFLVAVPLSLGIAVASGAPLVAGIIAAVVGGIVAGAVGGSAVQVSGPAAGLTIIVADLVYTYGWRVTCFITVMAGVVQLALGAFRIARAALAVSPAVIHGMLAGVGLTIALAQLHVVLGGAPQSSAIDNIAELPGQIANNHTGAVAVGVLTIATMFLWGRLPAIGRLRPSRVPAALVAVVAATAFAAWGGWNLERVTLPDSLADAWAGPILPQADQVHGVVIAVAAVAMVASVESLLCAIAVDRMHDGRRVRLDRELVGQGAANIGSGALGGLPVAGVIVRSTANVQAGGRTPLSTILHGVWILLFVALFAGMVELIPMAALAGLLVFIGVQMVNLAHVRDLRRHHESSIYLMTLVAVVVLGLLEGVIIGFALALVLSLHRLTRVAVHTERRGDRHHVVVQGSLTFLGVPRVTHVLRNIPPGTSVDLDLHVDFMDHAAFESIHAWRVDHERTGGSVDIDEVHENWYERRSRHVPPSGKTSPDGLARWWAPWGLRGYDHADTASGLLITGAREYHASTAGRMRSLMSRLALAQHPRALFIACADSRVVPNLITASGPGDLFTLRNIGNLVPPNGRGDDSVGAAIEYAVTVLEVPSIVVCGHSHCGAMKAVLDGAHEDPPDPRMDHLQRWLSSGASGLPRSTALLGESMPTPSPAAVRILSQANVVRQLENLLTYPAVRQRVQEGRLELTGLYYDLETAEVHVLDERLGEFVPVPQERIPGPRTEAEPRPGERSPA; translated from the coding sequence ATGCGTCACGACGCCCAGGGACCGGTACTCGACCCGCAGGAGACGACGGCTCGCCCGCTCTCCCGGCTCCGCTCCATCCCGTTACCGAGCTCGCCGATGTCCGACGTCGCCGCCTCCCTGGTGGTGTTCCTCGTCGCCGTCCCGCTGTCACTGGGCATCGCCGTCGCCTCGGGGGCGCCCCTGGTCGCGGGAATCATCGCCGCCGTCGTGGGCGGCATCGTCGCCGGAGCCGTCGGCGGCTCGGCGGTCCAGGTGAGCGGCCCGGCCGCCGGGCTCACGATCATCGTCGCCGACCTCGTCTACACCTACGGCTGGCGGGTCACCTGCTTCATCACCGTGATGGCCGGTGTGGTCCAGCTGGCGCTGGGCGCCTTCCGCATCGCGCGGGCGGCGCTGGCGGTCTCCCCCGCCGTCATCCACGGCATGCTCGCCGGTGTGGGGTTGACCATCGCGCTGGCCCAGCTCCACGTGGTCCTCGGCGGCGCACCGCAGAGCTCGGCCATCGACAACATCGCCGAGCTACCCGGCCAGATCGCCAACAACCACACCGGTGCCGTCGCCGTCGGCGTCCTCACCATCGCCACCATGTTCCTGTGGGGGAGACTGCCCGCCATCGGCCGACTACGGCCGAGCCGCGTGCCCGCGGCGCTCGTGGCGGTGGTGGCCGCGACGGCCTTCGCCGCCTGGGGCGGATGGAACCTGGAGCGGGTCACCCTGCCCGACTCACTGGCCGACGCGTGGGCGGGGCCGATCCTGCCCCAGGCCGACCAGGTCCACGGCGTCGTCATCGCCGTGGCGGCGGTCGCCATGGTGGCCAGCGTGGAGTCCCTGCTGTGCGCCATCGCGGTGGACCGCATGCACGACGGCCGCCGCGTCCGGCTCGACCGGGAGCTCGTCGGACAGGGCGCCGCCAACATCGGCAGCGGCGCGCTCGGCGGACTCCCCGTGGCCGGGGTGATCGTGCGCAGCACCGCCAACGTGCAGGCCGGCGGGCGCACCCCGCTCTCGACGATCCTGCACGGCGTGTGGATCCTCCTCTTCGTCGCGCTCTTCGCCGGCATGGTGGAGCTCATCCCGATGGCGGCCCTGGCCGGGCTGCTGGTCTTCATCGGGGTGCAGATGGTCAACCTCGCCCACGTGCGCGACCTGCGCCGCCACCACGAGTCGAGCATCTACCTGATGACCCTGGTCGCGGTCGTGGTGCTGGGGCTCCTGGAGGGCGTGATCATCGGGTTCGCCCTGGCCCTGGTCCTCTCCCTGCACCGCCTCACCCGGGTGGCGGTGCACACCGAGCGGCGCGGCGACCGCCACCACGTGGTCGTCCAGGGGTCCCTGACCTTCCTGGGCGTGCCCCGGGTGACCCACGTGCTGCGCAACATCCCGCCCGGCACCTCGGTCGACCTCGACCTGCACGTCGACTTCATGGACCACGCCGCGTTCGAGTCGATCCACGCCTGGCGGGTCGACCACGAGCGCACCGGCGGGTCCGTGGACATCGACGAGGTCCACGAGAACTGGTACGAACGCAGGTCCCGGCACGTTCCCCCGTCGGGCAAGACCTCGCCGGACGGGCTGGCGCGCTGGTGGGCACCGTGGGGGCTGCGCGGCTACGACCACGCCGACACCGCCTCCGGGCTGCTGATCACCGGCGCCCGGGAGTACCACGCGAGCACGGCCGGGCGCATGCGCTCGCTGATGAGCCGCCTGGCACTGGCCCAGCACCCGCGGGCGCTGTTCATCGCCTGCGCCGACTCGCGGGTGGTGCCCAACCTCATCACCGCCAGCGGGCCGGGCGACCTGTTCACCCTGCGCAACATCGGCAACCTGGTGCCGCCGAACGGACGCGGGGACGACTCCGTGGGGGCCGCGATCGAGTACGCGGTCACGGTACTGGAGGTGCCGTCCATCGTGGTGTGCGGCCACTCGCACTGCGGTGCGATGAAGGCGGTCCTCGACGGCGCCCACGAGGACCCGCCGGACCCGCGGATGGACCATCTGCAGCGCTGGCTCTCCAGCGGCGCGTCCGGGCTGCCCCGGTCCACCGCCCTCCTCGGCGAGAGCATGCCGACACCGTCCCCCGCGGCGGTCCGGATACTGTCCCAGGCCAACGTGGTGCGGCAGCTGGAGAACCTGCTCACCTACCCGGCCGTCCGGCAACGGGTGCAGGAAGGGCGGTTGGAGCTCACCGGGCTCTACTACGACCTGGAGACGGCCGAGGTGCACGTACTAGACGAACGGCTCGGCGAGTTCGTCCCGGTTCCGCAGGAGCGGATCCCCGGGCCCCGCACCGAGGCCGAGCCCAGACCGGGCGAGCGCTCACCCGCCTGA
- a CDS encoding chromosomal replication initiator protein DnaA: MTVAIISIIAIIVVLVVLVLILLGMRALSVGNTRDDHDDDYDDGYSYDGAEDDLGDTDDEPAPRGRRPRGERGSEPSRGSRRPRSRRGRDDDWGDDSDDLSDNDFWSSLSDDDDPDREPAQRPERAGRRDTRYESTQAMEAVLDGPEDDEDDEPPAPRPRGRRSRHEREAEPASASAAPSPSAKDTGDFANPDLAVLASLGQGGAPAQPTAPAEPPAAAPVERPALGAAPAADDDPLSGPLPRTRDTGPTPAAPPAAPTTPGRPWSPAASPLGGDTRDSGAFSRDPLGTPGASGGPAPSSYDTGSHTRGSAYGGPGSSYDTGSHTRGPGYTGASYDSGATAPAASWDSGASPYDTGSHGRGSAYDTGSHARPGYGPGAQPPSPYDTGSHSRDSGYASGSAYDTGSHVRGSAYDTGSHNRPGYGGSAYDPGMPTAGAPGGDPLSDPLAPSGRPGSDAPSPIWSSMDTGTHARPAQPSSFPQGGGAAPSPLPGEAPSPYSTGSFSHSAYDTGSYARPGAPDAPAPPPEPSGPGSYPPGGGYGYNGGTPATPWDPAGWGGATGEQPSMAPQTGFEPPAPRDTGTYGPPSYGTGSYPRPGDPGAGGPAGPAYTDPQPRYPGYSDVLGDYSRGAADQTGGYPPVGYEAPSGEWPSYRDAHPGHRDAADGAPPYDQGGYGYGYGGPGDDRFR, translated from the coding sequence ATGACCGTCGCGATCATCTCCATCATCGCGATCATCGTCGTACTCGTCGTGCTCGTGCTCATCCTCCTCGGCATGCGGGCGCTGAGCGTCGGCAACACCAGAGACGACCACGACGACGACTATGACGACGGCTACTCCTACGACGGCGCCGAGGACGACCTCGGCGACACCGACGACGAACCCGCGCCCCGCGGCCGCCGCCCACGCGGCGAGCGGGGCTCCGAGCCCTCCCGGGGGTCGCGACGCCCCCGCTCGCGCCGCGGACGCGACGACGACTGGGGCGACGACTCCGACGACCTGTCCGACAACGACTTCTGGTCCAGCCTCTCCGACGACGACGATCCCGACCGGGAACCCGCCCAGCGCCCGGAGCGGGCCGGACGGCGGGACACCCGCTACGAGTCCACCCAGGCGATGGAGGCCGTCCTCGACGGCCCGGAAGACGACGAGGACGACGAGCCGCCGGCCCCCCGGCCCCGCGGCCGCCGCTCCCGCCACGAGCGAGAGGCCGAACCGGCCTCGGCGTCCGCCGCGCCTTCCCCGTCCGCCAAGGACACCGGCGACTTCGCCAACCCCGACCTCGCGGTGCTCGCCAGCCTCGGGCAGGGTGGCGCCCCGGCCCAGCCGACCGCGCCGGCGGAGCCCCCGGCCGCCGCTCCCGTCGAGCGTCCCGCGCTCGGCGCGGCACCCGCTGCGGACGACGACCCGCTGAGCGGCCCCCTGCCGCGGACCCGCGACACCGGCCCGACCCCGGCCGCCCCCCCGGCGGCGCCGACGACCCCCGGTCGGCCCTGGTCCCCTGCGGCCTCCCCCCTCGGCGGCGACACGCGGGACTCCGGCGCGTTCTCCCGCGATCCGCTGGGCACGCCCGGCGCCTCCGGCGGCCCGGCCCCCTCCTCCTACGACACCGGCTCGCACACGCGAGGCTCCGCCTACGGCGGTCCGGGCTCCTCCTACGACACCGGCTCCCACACCCGCGGCCCCGGCTACACCGGGGCGTCCTACGACAGCGGGGCCACCGCGCCCGCGGCGTCCTGGGACAGCGGGGCCTCGCCGTACGACACGGGGTCCCACGGCCGCGGCTCCGCCTACGACACCGGGTCCCACGCCCGACCGGGCTACGGTCCGGGGGCGCAGCCGCCCTCGCCGTACGACACCGGGTCGCACTCCCGGGACTCCGGCTACGCCTCGGGGTCCGCCTACGACACGGGATCGCACGTCCGCGGCTCCGCCTACGACACCGGATCGCACAACCGGCCCGGCTACGGCGGATCGGCGTACGACCCCGGGATGCCGACCGCGGGGGCGCCCGGCGGTGACCCGCTGAGCGACCCGCTCGCCCCCTCCGGGCGGCCGGGTTCCGACGCCCCCTCCCCGATCTGGTCCAGCATGGACACCGGGACGCACGCGCGCCCCGCCCAGCCGTCCTCCTTCCCCCAGGGCGGGGGCGCCGCACCGTCGCCCCTGCCGGGCGAGGCGCCCTCCCCTTACTCCACCGGATCGTTCTCCCACTCCGCCTACGACACCGGAAGCTACGCGCGCCCCGGCGCCCCGGACGCTCCCGCGCCGCCGCCGGAGCCCTCCGGCCCCGGCTCCTACCCGCCGGGCGGCGGGTACGGCTACAACGGCGGCACTCCGGCCACCCCATGGGACCCCGCCGGATGGGGCGGGGCCACCGGTGAGCAGCCGTCGATGGCGCCGCAGACCGGGTTCGAGCCGCCGGCACCCCGTGACACCGGTACCTACGGCCCGCCGTCCTACGGCACCGGCTCCTACCCCCGGCCGGGTGATCCGGGGGCGGGCGGTCCCGCCGGCCCGGCCTACACCGATCCGCAGCCGCGCTATCCGGGCTACTCCGACGTCCTCGGCGACTACAGCCGGGGGGCGGCGGACCAGACGGGCGGCTACCCGCCGGTCGGCTACGAGGCCCCCAGCGGCGAGTGGCCGTCCTACCGCGACGCGCACCCGGGCCACCGCGACGCCGCGGACGGCGCTCCCCCCTACGACCAGGGGGGTTACGGCTACGGTTACGGCGGTCCCGGCGACGACCGATTCCGCTGA
- a CDS encoding YbhB/YbcL family Raf kinase inhibitor-like protein codes for MFPQRTGARRWSAAAGGALALLAASGCAGLVPGTNGEVSTDINVTSTMVKEGDPLPDTYTCEGEGVSPPLQWSGLPEDAESLAVVVDDPRGATVHWVLYGLDPQLAEIRQNSVPQPGHTGRNSEGLAEYAPPCPGETHTHDVRFTVYALDSEIGLGDDAPLQESLEAIAQRTIARGTLTATGE; via the coding sequence ATGTTCCCGCAACGGACAGGCGCGCGGCGGTGGTCCGCCGCGGCGGGCGGGGCGCTGGCCCTGCTGGCGGCGTCCGGCTGCGCGGGGCTCGTCCCGGGGACCAACGGCGAGGTCAGCACCGACATCAATGTGACCAGCACGATGGTCAAGGAGGGCGATCCGCTGCCCGACACCTACACCTGCGAGGGCGAGGGCGTGTCACCGCCCCTGCAGTGGTCGGGGCTGCCCGAGGACGCGGAGTCACTGGCGGTGGTGGTCGACGACCCGCGCGGCGCGACGGTGCACTGGGTGCTCTACGGGCTGGACCCGCAGCTCGCGGAGATCCGGCAGAACAGCGTTCCGCAGCCGGGGCACACCGGGCGCAACAGCGAGGGGCTGGCGGAGTACGCACCGCCGTGCCCCGGCGAGACCCACACCCACGATGTCCGCTTCACCGTCTACGCGCTCGACAGCGAGATCGGCCTGGGCGACGACGCGCCGCTGCAGGAATCGCTGGAGGCGATCGCGCAGCGGACGATCGCGCGGGGTACGCTTACGGCTACCGGTGAGTAG